A DNA window from Aptenodytes patagonicus chromosome 31, bAptPat1.pri.cur, whole genome shotgun sequence contains the following coding sequences:
- the LOC143171782 gene encoding LOW QUALITY PROTEIN: lysine-specific demethylase 5C-like (The sequence of the model RefSeq protein was modified relative to this genomic sequence to represent the inferred CDS: inserted 5 bases in 4 codons; added 216 bases not found in genome assembly), with the protein MEEGEQQRGGGGWAEWGPAPGGSPPWGTPPPPEGDEEAKRGRGGEWGVTEPTGDAAPPXVGCRPPKAAGEERAAATPRPPKAGGEPRGKGGGTGKGPGGRPPGEERSPRKTPEERGARSGDRPGPEDKARRPFGGPRGGGEAPRGPPAGGEQRGEWGTPWLSVAGELEPPEDFLPPPECPVFEPSWAEFSDPLGYIAKIRPIAEKSGICKIRPPADWQPPFAVEVDNFRFTPRIQRLNELEAQTRVKLNYLDQIAKFWEIQGSSLKIPXERRILDLYSLSKVVMEEGGYEAICKDRRWARVAQRLAYPSGKNIGSLLRAHYERIIYPYEMYQSGANLVQCNTRPFESEEKDREYKPHSIPLRQSVQPSKFNSYGRRAKRLQQEPEPTEEDIEKNPELKKLQIYGAGPKMLGLGLVAKDKTLRKKDKEGPECPPTVVVKEEPVGPEAKVEPVSPRAYLEGKEELRHSPEPCTKMTMRLRRSHSNSQFVDSYICRICSRGDEDDKLLLCDGCDDNYHIFCLLPPLPEIPKGIWRCPKCVMAECKRPPEAFGFEQATREYTLQSFGEMADSFKADYFNMPVHMVPTELVEKEFWRLVNSIEEDVTVEYGADIHSKEFGSGFPISDGKRKLSPEEEEYAGSGWNLNVMPVLKQSVLCHINADISGMKVPWLYVGMVFSAFCWHIEDHWSYSINYLHWGEPKTWYGVPSFAAEHLEEVMKKLTPELFESQPDLLHQLVTLMNPNTLMAHGVPVVRTNQCAGEFVITFPRAYHSGFNQGYNFAEAVNFCTADWLPAGRQCIEHYRRLRRYCVFSHEELICKMAACPEKLDLNLAAAVHKEMFVLVQEERKLRKALLEKGITEAEREAFELLPDDERQCDKCKTTCFXSALACYDCPQCLVCLYHMDDLCKCPRSKQYLRYRYTLDELPAMLHKLKVRAESFDTWANKVRIALEVEDGRKRTLEELRALESEARERKFPENELLHRLKGCLGQAERCVSEALGLISSQETGVPAPSLTVEELRAFLEQMNQLPCVMHQIGEVQALLERVEAFQAEARAALESIPPGPGALRGLLERGARLGVEVPESRRLERQLAQAAWLEEVTATLRSPRARVPLPVMRGLIQAGRTVAPSPAVDVAMAELQELLTIAQRWEEKAQMCLEARQKHPPATLAAIIKEAENIPALLPNIQALKEALAKARAWIADVEEIQNGDHYPCLDDLEGLVAVGRDLPVRLEELRQLEVQVGTAHSWRDKASRTFLKKNSCYTLLEVLCPCADAGSDSSKRLKWRQEPGLYKLDAESLGLSAQDLRDPGAVIVAFKEGEQKEKEGMLRLRHANAQKATPPLPGPGPPSCVCGQPASPGMLQCQLCRDWFHGACVAWPRLGSQKPSPAWWEWDAKFLCPLCQRSRRPRLETILALLVALQKLPVRLPEGEALQCLTERAITWQDRARQLLASPDVAGPLERLXALRHRLHGDGAGALREASRNEQTKVSVENGDAPSPEKNGPLPSELEALSAALPRLQGPVLELAEGARRPLEELMMEGDLLEVTLDEAQSIWRLLQAARPPPLPLFRLLLELEQAERRGARARGRDPERRRKRRAERGDLPPLAKEELEPKRSRGPEGGTPRDSPPPGPHAPGDS; encoded by the exons ATGGAAGAGGGGGAGCAGCAGCGCGGAGGGGGCGGCTGGGCCGAGTGGGGGCCCGCCCCGGGTGGGTCCCCGCCTTGGGGCACCCCCCCACCGCCGGAGGGGGACGAGGAGGCCaagcggggccgcggcggggagtGGGGGGTTACGGAACCCACCGGAGACGCGGCTCCCCC GGTCGGCTGCCGCCCCCCTAAAGCCGCGGGGGAGGAGAGGGCCGCGGCTACCCCTCGCCCCCCCAAAGCCGGTGGGGAGCCGCGGGGTAAAGGCGGGGGGACCGGCAAAGGACCCGGTGGGCGTCCCCCGGGTGAGGAGCGAAGCCCCCGCAAGACCCCCGAGGAACGAGGGGCCCGGAGCGGGGATCGCCCGGGCCCGGAGGACAAGGCCCGGAGGCCCTTTGGGGGTCCTCGCGGCGGGGGGGAAGCCCCTCGGGGTCCCCCCGCCGGTGGGGAACAACGGGGCGAGTGGGGGACGCCTTGGTTATCGGTGGCCGGTGAACTGGAGCCCCCCGAGGACTTTTTACCCCCCCCCGAATGCCCCGTCTTCGAGCCCAGCTGGGCCGAGTTCAGCGACCCTTTGGGTTACATCGCCAAGATCCGCCCCATCGCCGAGAAAAGCGGCATCTGCAAGATCCGACCCCCCGCT GACTGGCAGCCCCCCTTCGCCGTGGAGGTGGACAACTTCAGGTTTACCCCCCGCATCCAGCGGCTCAACGAACTGGAG gcgCAGACCCGGGTGAAGCTGAACTACCTGGACCAGATCGCCAAGTTCTGGGAAATCCAAGGTTCCTCGCTGAAGATCC TCGAGCGACGCATCCTCGACCTCTACAGCCTCAGCAAG GTGGTGATGGAGGAAGGGGGGTACGAGGCCATCTGCAAGGACCGGCGGTGGGCTCGGGTGGCCCAACGCCTCGCTTACCCCTCGGGGAAGAACATCGGCTCGCTGTTGCGCGCCCACTACGAGCGCATCATCTACCCCTACGAGATGTACCAGTCGGGGGCCAACCTGGTG CAGTGCAACACGCGGCCCTTTGAGAGCGAGGAGAAGGACCGGGAATACAAACCTCACAGCATCCCGCTGCGCCAGTCCGTCCAACCTTCCAAGTTCAACAGCTACGGCCGTCGGGCTAAACGCCTGCAGCAGGAG CCGGAGCCGACGGAGGAAGACATCGAGAAAAACCCGGAGCTGAAGAAGCTGCAGATTTACGGGGCCGGCCCCAAAatgttggggttggggttggtgGCCAAAGACAAAACCCTGCGTAAGAAag ATAAAGAGGGTCCCGAATGTCCCCCCACGGTGGTGGTGAAGGAAGAACCGGTGGGACCGGAGGCCAAGGTGGAGCCGGTGTCTCCCCGCGCTTacctggaggggaaggaggagctgcGGCACAGCCCCGAGCCCTGCACCAAAATGACCATGCGCCTGCGCCGCAGCCACAGCAACAGCCAATTC GTCGATTCCTACATCTGCCGGATCTGCTCGCGGGGGGACGAGGACGACAAGCTGCTGCTCTGCGACGGCTGCGACGACAACTACCACATCTTCTGCCTCCTCCCGCCCCTGCCCGAAATCCCCAAGGGCATCTGGCGCTGCCCCAAATGTGTCATGGCG GAATGCAAGCGACCGCCGGAGGCTTTCGGCTTCGAGCAGGCGACGCGGGAATATACCCTGCAGAGCTTCGGGGAGATGGCCGACTCCTTTAAAGCCGACTACTTCAACATGCCCGTCCAT ATGGTCCCCACGGAGCTGGTGGAGAAGGAATTTTGGCGGCTGGTGAACAGCATCGAGGAGGACGTGACGGTAGAGTACGGCGCCGACATCCACTCCAAGGAATTCGGCAGCGGTTTCCCCATCAGCGACGGCAAAAGGAAACTCTCGccggaggaggag GAGTACGCCGGCAGCGGTTGGAACCTGAACGTGATGCCGGTGTTGAAGCAGTCGGTGCTGTGCCACATCAACGCCGATATTTCGGGGATGAAGGTGCCCTGGCTCTACGTGGGGATGGTCTTCTCCGCCTTCTGCTGGCACATCGAGGACCACTGGAGCTACTCCATCAACTACCTccactg GGGCGAGCCCAAGACGTGGTACGGGGTTCCCTCCTTCGCGGCGGAGCACCTGGAAGAGGTGATGAAGAAGCTGACGCCGGAGCTCTTCGAGAGCCAGCCCGACCTGCTCCACCAACTCGTCACCCTCATGAACCCCAACACCCTCATGGCCCACGGTGTCCCT GTCGTACGGACCAACCAGTGCGCCGGCGAGTTCGTCATCACCTTCCCCCGGGCGTACCACAGCGGCTTCAACCAGGGTTACAACTTCGCCGAGGCCGTCAACTTCTGCACCGCTGACTGG ctgcctgccggCAGGCAGTGCATCGAGCACTACCGACGTTTGCGACGTTACTGCGTCTTCTCCCACGAGGAACTCATCTGTAAGATGGCGGCTTGCCCCGAAAAGCTGGACCTCAACTTGGCGGCCGCCGTTCACAAGGAGATGTTCGTGCTGGTGCAGGAGGAACGGAAACTCCGCAAAGCGCTGCTGGAAAAG GGTATCACGGAGGCGGAGCGGGAGGCTTTCGAGCTGCTGCCCGACGACGAGCGGCAGTGCGACAAATGTAAGACGACGTGTT TCTCGGCGCTGGCTTGTTACGACTGCCCCCAGTGCCTCGTCTGCCTCTACCACATGGACGACCTCTGCAAGTGCCCGCGCAGCAAGCAGTACCTCAG GTACCGCTACACTCTGGACGAGCTGCCGGCCATGCTGCACAAGCTGAAGGTGCGAGCCGAGTCCTTCGACACCTGGGCCAACAAGGTCCGCATCGCGCTGGAGGTGGAGGACGGCCGCAAGCGGA CGCTGGAGGAGCTGCGGGCGCTGGAGTCGGAGGCACGGGAGCGCAAGTTCCCCGAGAACGAGCTGCTGCATCGGCTCAAGGGCTGCCTGGGTCAGGCCGAGCGCTGCGTCTCCGAGGCCCTGGGGCTCATCAGCTCCCAGGAGACCGG GGTACCAGCACCCTCGCTGACGGTGGAGGAGCTCCGCGCCTTCCTGGAGCAGATGAACCAGCTGCCCTGCGTCATGCACCAGATCGGGGAGGTCCAG GCCTTGCTGGAGCGCGTGGAAGCTTTCCAAGCGGAGGCACGGGCGGCGCTGGAGTCGATCCCCCCAGGGCCGGGGGCTCTGCGGGGGCTTCTGGAGCGAGGAGCCCGGCTGGGTGTGGAAGTGCCGGAGAGCCGGCGGTTGGAACGGCAGCTGGCCCAGGCCGCTTGGTTGGAGGAGGTGACGGCCACCCTGCGGTCCCCTCGCGCCCGCGTCCCCCTCCCCGTCATGAGGGGTCTCATCCAGGCCGGCCGTACCGTCGCCCCCAGCCCGGCCGTCGACGTGGCCATGGCCGAGCTGCAGGAACTGCTCACCATCGCTCAGCGTTGGGAGGAGAAGGCTCAGATGTGCCTGGAGGCCAG GCAGAAGCACCCCCCGGCCACGTTGGCTGCCATCATCAAAGAAGCGGAAAACATCCCGGCTCTCCTGCCCAACATCCAGGCGCTGAAAGAAGCCCTGGCCAAGGCCCGCGCCTGGATCGCCGATGTCGAGGAGATCCAG aACGGCGACCACTACCCCTGTCTGGATGACCTGGAGGGGCTGGTGGCGGTGGGTCGGGACTTACCGGTGAGGCTGGAGGAGCTGCGGCAGCTGGAGGTGCAGGTCGGCACGGCTCATTCCTGGCGGGATAAAGCTTCCCGTaccttcctgaagaaaaattcCTGCTACACCTTATTGGAG GTGCTGTGTCCCTGCGCCGACGCCGGCTCCGACAGCAGCAAGCGGCTGAAGTGGCGGCAGGAGCCGGGGCTTTACAAACTGGACGCCGAGAGCTTGGGGCTGTCGGCGCAGGATCTCCGCGACCCCGGCGCCGTG atcGTGGCGTTTAAAGAAggggagcagaaagaaaaggaggggatgCTCCGGCTACGCCACGCCAACGCCCAAAAAGCCACGCCGCCCCTCCCGGGTCCCGGACCCCCCTCCTGCGTCTGCGGGCAACCGGCGAGCCCCGGCATGCTGCAGTGCCAGCTCTGCCGGGACTGGTTTCACGGTGCTTGCGTAGCCTGGCCCCGCTTGGGCTCTCAAAAACCCTCTCCGGCTTGGTGGGAGTGGGACGCCAAATTCCTCTGCCCTCTTTGCCAACGATCGCGGCGTCCTCGGTTGGAAACCATCTTGGCGTTGTTGGTGGCTCTGCAGAAGCTGCCGGTGCGGTTGCCGGAGGGCGAAGCCTTGCAGTGTTTGACCGAACGAGCCATCACTTGGCAGGATCGTGCCCGTCAGCTCCTCGCTTCTCCCGACGTAGCCGGGCCTTTGGAGCGGT GCGCTCTGCGGCATCGCCTGCACGGGGACGGGGCCGGCGCCTTGCGGGAGGCCAGCCGCAACGAGCAGACCAAG GTGTCGGTGGAGAACGGCGATGCCCCCAGCCCGGAGAAGAACGGCCCCCTGCCCTCGG
- the LOC143171772 gene encoding LOW QUALITY PROTEIN: IQ motif and SEC7 domain-containing protein 2-like (The sequence of the model RefSeq protein was modified relative to this genomic sequence to represent the inferred CDS: inserted 5 bases in 3 codons; deleted 2 bases in 2 codons) yields the protein MWCLQCTADRRRGPLRQRLLHGVDGEAPGSEGGGPVPDSPGRPPPYRGLPQPAPQGPGGSGGCPGGGSPGLAWPRLPPQPASVALRKQEEEEESKRPKALSDSYELSTDLQDKKVEMLERKYGGYFRTRRAARTIQAAFRRYRMAQKFERLRSEGGRARRLALPGLRLQFSFEEYDRGPPAPAPGPPPPPPPYFQGKPASLDEGVLGGPRRAPRYGGSCRAGLDGGGGPAEGTAAGGGAGAGGAGSPPRQLSASADFGPGGADLEEAFAQQVKSLAASIDEALGXQPGGPPGAPAPPAGDSAATSASDVTLYLDEGLPGSPRSPERPPSPEPPPETGGPPQPPAPPPPPPPPANPPGPAERWGGPEEPPRRGPLCLECRGRGAAGGGHPPLLTVEPPSDSSADLSDRSDRGSVNRGGPYEPEGAGGGTLPRTGPPHRCXSTPKLPPPPPPAPPPPPAAEEGSEGDNESLGSSSNSNETLNCSSGSSSRDSLRRPPPPPPPPPAAPPQPPGPSGPPGKATYQREPRQSWDSPALNNDVVQRRQYRIGLNLFNKKPEKGIQYLIERGFLSDTPVGVAHFILERKGLSRQMIGEFLGNRQKQFNRDVLDCVVDEMDFSGMELDEALRKFQSHIRVQGEAQKVERLIEAFSQRYCVCNAALLRQFRNPDTIFILAFAIILLNTDMYSPSVKAERKMKLEDFIKNLRGVDNGEDIPRDMLVGIYQRIQSRELRTNDDHVSQVQAVERMIVGKKPVLSLPHRRLVCCCQLYEVPDPNRPQRLGLHQREVFLFNDLLVVTKIFQKKKILVTYSFRQSFPLVEMHMQLFQNAYYQFGIKLLSAAPGGERKVLIVFNARARRTGCASASDLRESVAEVQEMEKYRVEAELEKQKGVSGTRGGGPPREALNGXLSRSSLEEAFGAGEGLKRSALSSSLRDLSDGGKRAGATAWGPSTAPLSPHSPAGPTSPLAQASQGPPKPKGGNRISTVV from the exons atgtggTGCCTGCAGTGCACCGCCgaccggcggcgggggccgctccGGCAGCGCCTGCTGCACGG CGTGGACGGCGAGGCGCCGGGCAGCGAGGGTGGGGGTCCGGTGCCCGACAGCCCCGGGCGACCCCCCCCGTACCGTGGCCTCCCCCAACCGGCCCCCCAGGGACCG GGGGGATCCggggggtgccccggggggggcTCCCCGGGCTTGGCCTGGCCCCGCCTGCCACCCCAGCCCGCCAGCGTGGCCCTGCgcaagcaggaggaggaggaggagagcaagaGGCCGAAGGCTCTGAGCGACAGCTACGAGCTCTCCACCGACCTGCAGGACAAGAAG GTGGAGATGCTGGAACGCAAATACGGGGGTTACTTCCGcacccgccgcgccgcccgcacCATCCAGGCCGCCTTCCGCCGCTACCGCATGGCCCAGAAGTTCGAGCGGCTGCGCAGCGAGGGGGGGCGCGCCCGGCGCCTGGCCCTCCCCGGCCTCCGCCTCCAGTTTTCCTTCGAGGAATACGATCGCGGACCCCCGGCTcccgccccgggaccccccccgccacccccccctTATTTCCAGGGCAAACCCGCCTCGCTGGACGAGGGGGTGTTGGGGGGACCTCGAAGGGCGCCCCGATACGGGGGATCCTGCCGGGCTGGTTTGGATGGGGGGGGTGGTCCCGCCGAAGGgacggcggcgggagggggggccggggccgggggtgccggcagccccccccggcAGCTCTCGGCCTCCGCCGACTTCGGACCCGGTGGCGCCGACCTGGAGGAGGCCTTTGCGCAGCAG GTGAAGTCCTTGGCCGCCTCCATTGACGAGGCGctgg ggcagccggggggtccccccggggccccggccccccccgcggGTGACAGcgccgccacctccgccagcGACGTCACCCTCTACCTGGACGAGGGGCTCCCCGGATCCCCCCGCTCACCCgagcggccccccagccccgagCCCCCTCCCGAAACCGGGggtcccccgcagccccccgcccccccgccccccccgccccctcccgccaaCCCCCCCGGCCCGGCTGAACGCTGGGGGGGTCCCGAGGAACCCCCTCGCCGCGGCCCCCTGTGCCTGGAGtgccgggggcgc ggggcggcggggggggggcacccccctTTGCTGACGGTCGAGCCCCCCAGCGACAGCTCGGCCGACCTCAGCGACCGCTCCGACCGCGGCTCCGTCAACCGGGGGGGTCCCTACGAACCCGAAGGTGCCGGGGGGGGCACGTTGCCCCGTACCGGCCCCCCCCATCGTTG TTCCACCCCGaagctccccccgcccccccccccggcccccccgccgccccccgccgctgAGGAGGGCTCGGAGGGGGACAACGAGAGCTTGGGGAGCAGCTCCAACTCCAACGAGACCCTCAACTGCTCCTCGGGCTCCTCATCCCGCGACAGCCTGCGGCgaccccccccgcctccccccccgcctcccgccgccccccctcaACCCCCCGGTCCTTCCGGACCCCCCGGCAAAGCCACGTACCAACGGGAACCGCGGCAGAGCTGGGATTCGCCGGCGCTCAACAACGACGTGGTGCAGCGCCGGCAGTACCGCATCGGCCTCAACCTCTTCAACAA GAAACCGGAGAAGGGGATCCAGTACCTGATCGAGAGGGGCTTCCTCTCGGACACCCCGGTGGGGGTGGCCCACTTCATCCTGGAGAGGAAAGGGTTGAGCCGGCAGATGATCGGCGAGTTCCTCGGCAATCGCCAGAAGCAGTTCAACCGCGACGTCCTCGA CTGCGTGGTGGACGAGATGGACTTCTCTGGGATGGAGCTGGACGAGGCCCTGCGCAAGTTCCAGTCCCACATTCGGGTGCAGGGGGAGGCCCAGAAGGTCGAGCGCTTGATCGAGGCCTTCAG CCAGCGCTACTGCGTGTGTAACGCGGCCCTGCTGCGCCAGTTCCGCAACCCGGACACCATCTTCATCCTGGCCTTCGCCATCATCCTCCTCAACACCGACATGTACAGCCCCAGCGTCAAGGCCGAGCGCAAGATGAAGCTGGAGGACTTCATCAAGAACCTCCGAG GGGTGGACAACGGGGAGGACATCCCCCGGGACATGCTGGTGGGCATCTACCAGCGCATCCAGAGCCGGGAGCTGCGCACCAACGACGACCACGTCTCCCAGGTCCAGGCCGTCGAGCGCATGATCGTCGGCAAGAAGCCG GTGCTGTCCCTGCCCCACCGGCGCCTGgtgtgctgctgccagctctaCGAGGTCCCCGACCCCAACCGGCCCCAGCGCCTGGGGCTGCACCAGCGCGAGGTCTTCCTCTTCAACGACCTGCTGGTG GTGACGAAGATCTTCCAGAAGAAGAAGATCCTGGTGACCTACAGCTTCCGCCAGAGCTTCCCCCTCGTTGAGATGCACATGCAGCTCTTCCAGAACGCCT atTACCAGTTTGGGATCAAGCTGCTgtcggcggcgccgggaggggagaggaaggtcCTCATCGTCTTCAACGCCCGAGCCCGCAGGACCGGCTGCGCTTCCGCCAGCGACCTCCGCGAGTCCGTGGCCGAggtgcaggagatggagaagtaCCGCGTGGAGG cggagctggagaagcagaaggGGGTGTCGGGGACGCGGGGTGGGGGGCCCCCCCGCGAGGCCCTCAACGG CCTCAGCCGCAGCAGCCTGGAGGAGGCGttcggggccggggaggggctcAAGCGCAGCGCCCTCAGCAGCTCCCTGCGGGACCTCTCCGACGGCG gcaagcGGGCCGGCGCAACAGCGTGGGGTCCCTCGACAGCACCATTGAG CCCCCACTCTCCCGCCGGCCCCACCTCGCCCCTGGCCCAAgccagccagggcccccccaaACCCAAGGGGGGGAACCGCATCAGCACCGTGGTCTGA